A region of Streptomyces sp. NBC_01267 DNA encodes the following proteins:
- a CDS encoding 1-phosphofructokinase family hexose kinase, with protein sequence MLLTVTLNTALDITYHVPALIPHASHRVESVTERAGGKGLNVARVLSALGHDTVVTGFAGGTTGEVLRELLADLPPTDALVPVAGTTRRTIAVVDAASGDTTQLNEPGPSVSAAEWDTFLSSYGKLLADAEAVALCGSLPPGVPVGAYAQLVKQARGAGVPVLLDTSGEPLRRGIAARPDLVKPNADELAQLTGSREPLRATRDARRRGAHTVVASLGAEGMLAATPDGNWQALPPARFQGNPTGAGDSAVAGLLSGLVEDLPWPERLARAVALSAATVLAPAAGEFDRDAYEDLLPQVEVVASPAGA encoded by the coding sequence GTGCTTCTGACCGTCACCCTGAACACCGCGCTCGACATCACCTACCACGTCCCCGCGCTGATACCGCACGCCAGTCACCGAGTCGAATCGGTCACCGAGCGTGCGGGCGGCAAGGGCCTGAACGTGGCCCGGGTGCTCTCCGCGCTCGGCCACGACACGGTCGTGACCGGCTTCGCCGGCGGCACGACGGGCGAGGTGCTGCGTGAGCTGCTCGCCGATCTGCCGCCCACCGACGCGCTCGTCCCGGTCGCCGGGACCACCCGGCGCACCATCGCGGTCGTCGACGCCGCGTCCGGCGACACCACCCAGCTGAACGAGCCGGGCCCGTCCGTCTCGGCCGCCGAGTGGGACACCTTCCTCTCCTCGTACGGGAAGCTGCTGGCCGACGCCGAGGCGGTGGCCCTCTGCGGCAGCCTGCCGCCGGGCGTCCCGGTCGGCGCGTACGCCCAGCTGGTCAAGCAGGCCCGCGGCGCGGGCGTCCCGGTGCTCCTCGACACCAGCGGCGAACCGCTGCGCCGGGGCATCGCCGCCCGCCCCGACCTGGTCAAGCCGAACGCCGACGAACTGGCCCAGCTGACCGGTTCCCGCGAACCCCTGCGCGCCACCCGCGACGCCCGCCGCCGCGGCGCGCACACGGTGGTCGCCTCACTGGGCGCCGAGGGCATGCTGGCCGCCACCCCGGACGGCAACTGGCAGGCCCTGCCGCCCGCCCGCTTCCAGGGCAACCCGACGGGCGCGGGCGACTCCGCGGTCGCCGGACTGCTGTCGGGCCTGGTGGAAGACCTCCCGTGGCCGGAGCGGCTGGCCCGCGCGGTCGCCCTGTCGGCGGCGACGGTACTGGCGCCCGCGGCGGGCGAGTTCGACCGGGACGCGTACGAGGACCTGCTCCCGCAGGTCGAGGTCGTCGCGTCACCGGCCGGGGCCTGA
- the nagA gene encoding N-acetylglucosamine-6-phosphate deacetylase, which translates to MAGSEASTVLSGARVVLPTGTVESGRVIVEGSRIAGSSPESATVLDLTGHWVVPGFVDMHVHGGGGASFTSGTQDDVLKGIDTHRQHGTTTMVASTVTGEMDFLAERAALLSELVEQGDLAGIHFEGPFISPCRKGAHSEALLRDPDPADVRKLMDAARGTAKMFTLATEMTGGIDSVRLLKENGVIAAIGHTDATYDQTVEAIEAGASVATHLYNAMPGLGHRAPGPIAALLEDERVTVELINDGTHLHPAALELAYRSAGSARVAFITDAMDAAGFGDGVYLLGPLEVEVKDGVARLAGGGSIAGSTLTLDTAFRRAVTVDKLPVEDVVRSISANPAKLLGVYDKVGSLEPGKDADLVVLDADFALAGVMRKGNWVVEPK; encoded by the coding sequence ATGGCCGGAAGCGAAGCAAGCACAGTCCTCTCCGGAGCCCGGGTGGTGCTGCCGACCGGGACCGTCGAGAGCGGCCGGGTCATCGTGGAGGGTTCACGCATCGCGGGAAGCTCACCCGAGAGCGCGACCGTGCTCGACCTCACCGGCCACTGGGTGGTCCCCGGATTCGTCGACATGCACGTCCACGGCGGCGGCGGCGCGTCCTTCACGTCCGGCACCCAGGACGACGTGCTCAAGGGCATCGACACCCACCGGCAGCACGGCACCACGACGATGGTCGCCTCGACCGTCACCGGCGAGATGGACTTCCTCGCCGAGCGCGCCGCGCTGCTCTCCGAACTGGTCGAGCAGGGCGACCTGGCGGGCATCCACTTCGAGGGCCCGTTCATCTCCCCGTGCCGCAAGGGCGCCCACAGCGAGGCGCTGCTGCGCGACCCGGACCCGGCCGACGTCCGCAAGCTGATGGACGCGGCGCGCGGTACGGCCAAGATGTTCACCCTCGCCACCGAGATGACCGGCGGCATCGACTCCGTACGCCTCCTCAAGGAGAACGGGGTCATCGCGGCCATCGGCCACACCGACGCCACGTACGACCAGACCGTCGAGGCGATCGAGGCGGGTGCGAGCGTCGCCACCCACCTCTACAACGCGATGCCGGGCCTGGGCCACCGCGCCCCCGGCCCGATCGCCGCCCTCCTGGAGGACGAGCGGGTCACCGTCGAGCTGATCAACGACGGCACGCACCTGCACCCGGCCGCGCTGGAACTGGCGTACCGCTCGGCGGGCTCCGCACGGGTCGCCTTCATCACCGACGCGATGGACGCGGCGGGCTTCGGCGACGGGGTCTACCTGCTCGGCCCGCTGGAGGTCGAGGTGAAGGACGGCGTCGCCCGACTGGCGGGAGGCGGCTCGATCGCCGGTTCCACGCTCACCCTGGACACCGCTTTCCGGCGCGCGGTGACCGTCGACAAGCTCCCCGTGGAGGACGTCGTACGGTCCATCTCCGCCAACCCGGCGAAGCTGCTCGGCGTGTACGACAAGGTCGGTTCGCTGGAGCCCGGCAAGGACGCCGACCTGGTCGTCCTGGACGCGGACTTCGCGCTGGCCGGCGTGATGCGCAAGGGCAATTGGGTGGTTGAGCCGAAATAG
- a CDS encoding CBM35 domain-containing protein has product MTAGNNGASTPEDDDPFGYLYEDGQAAGAVPPPGGGGYGYPGPTSGGQPGVPRTSYNQVRAVGERQYGQQQAPQQAYGQPQQGYGQNPQYGQPPQQQYGQPAPQYAAPETYPGGPPPQRPPQNNGGGRGGGPNHKGLLIGAVAVVAVVVIGIGAALVTNGDDKNKDAKAGGTGSGQTSSESVAPSDKASPPPSKAADLPKQDAATLKLDGGAITDKTVKGAQGPDGSYINGFNNVGASVTWQANVEKAGDYKLSVRYAIPAQDANATLTVNDKVNGSPLGLKNFINGSDPDWAKNWQTTWAPVTLKQGENTIKLSCEDGNQCNAILDWLQIKPV; this is encoded by the coding sequence ATGACGGCCGGCAACAACGGCGCGAGCACGCCCGAGGACGACGATCCGTTCGGTTATCTGTACGAGGACGGCCAGGCGGCAGGTGCCGTCCCGCCGCCCGGTGGCGGCGGATACGGCTACCCGGGTCCGACGTCCGGCGGTCAGCCCGGGGTGCCTCGGACGTCGTACAACCAGGTGCGTGCGGTCGGCGAGCGTCAGTACGGACAGCAGCAGGCGCCGCAGCAGGCCTACGGTCAGCCGCAGCAGGGGTACGGCCAGAACCCGCAGTACGGCCAGCCCCCGCAGCAGCAGTACGGTCAGCCGGCCCCGCAGTACGCCGCGCCCGAGACGTACCCCGGCGGCCCTCCGCCCCAACGGCCCCCGCAGAACAACGGCGGCGGACGCGGTGGCGGCCCCAACCACAAGGGGTTGCTGATCGGCGCGGTCGCGGTGGTCGCGGTCGTCGTCATCGGCATCGGTGCGGCCCTGGTGACCAACGGGGACGACAAGAACAAGGACGCCAAGGCGGGCGGCACCGGCAGCGGTCAGACGTCCTCCGAGTCGGTCGCGCCCAGCGATAAAGCTTCGCCCCCGCCCTCGAAGGCGGCGGACCTGCCGAAGCAGGACGCGGCGACCCTGAAGCTCGACGGCGGTGCCATCACCGACAAGACGGTCAAGGGCGCGCAGGGTCCGGACGGTTCGTACATCAACGGCTTCAACAACGTGGGCGCGTCGGTCACCTGGCAGGCCAACGTCGAGAAGGCCGGTGATTACAAGCTGTCCGTGCGCTACGCCATCCCGGCCCAGGACGCCAACGCCACGCTGACGGTGAACGACAAGGTCAACGGCTCGCCGCTGGGGCTGAAGAACTTCATCAACGGCAGCGATCCCGACTGGGCGAAGAACTGGCAGACCACCTGGGCGCCGGTCACGCTCAAGCAGGGCGAGAACACCATCAAGCTCTCCTGCGAGGACGGCAATCAGTGCAACGCCATCCTCGACTGGCTCCAGATCAAGCCGGTGTAG
- the otsB gene encoding trehalose-phosphatase yields MGSSPHPLPTPATDAGREGLAALLAGPEKAVVALDFDGTLADIVPDPEQARAHPDVVPALAALAPRVASVAVVTGRPADLAVRYGGFAGVPGLERLVVLGHYGAERWDAVTATVHAPAPHPGVAAARAELPALLDGVAAARGAWTEEKGGRAVAVHTRRAADPAAAFAALRTPLAGLAARHGLIVEPGRMVLELRPPGVDKGVALTEHVRGTGAGVVLYAGDDLGDLPAYAAVESLRTEGVRGLLVCVGGDEVPELAARADLLLPDPEALAGFLGGLASALAAR; encoded by the coding sequence ATGGGCAGCTCACCGCACCCCTTGCCGACCCCCGCCACCGACGCCGGCCGCGAAGGCCTCGCGGCTCTCCTCGCCGGGCCCGAAAAGGCCGTCGTGGCCCTCGACTTCGACGGCACGCTCGCCGACATCGTGCCCGACCCCGAACAGGCCCGCGCCCACCCCGACGTCGTCCCGGCGCTCGCCGCGCTCGCCCCACGGGTCGCCTCGGTGGCCGTGGTCACCGGCCGCCCGGCCGACCTCGCCGTCCGGTACGGCGGCTTCGCGGGCGTACCCGGCCTGGAGCGCCTGGTGGTCCTCGGCCACTACGGCGCCGAGCGCTGGGACGCCGTCACCGCCACGGTCCACGCCCCCGCCCCGCACCCGGGCGTCGCCGCGGCCCGTGCGGAGCTTCCCGCCCTCCTCGACGGGGTGGCCGCCGCGCGCGGCGCTTGGACCGAGGAGAAGGGCGGCCGGGCCGTCGCGGTCCACACCCGCCGCGCCGCCGACCCGGCCGCGGCCTTCGCGGCCCTGCGCACCCCGCTGGCCGGACTCGCCGCCCGGCACGGGCTGATCGTCGAACCGGGCCGGATGGTCCTGGAGCTGCGCCCGCCCGGCGTCGACAAGGGCGTGGCGCTGACGGAGCACGTACGGGGAACGGGCGCCGGGGTTGTCCTCTACGCCGGTGACGACCTCGGGGACCTGCCCGCCTACGCCGCGGTCGAGAGCCTCCGCACGGAGGGTGTCCGGGGCCTGCTGGTGTGCGTGGGGGGCGACGAGGTACCCGAACTGGCCGCGCGGGCCGATCTGTTGCTGCCGGATCCGGAGGCGCTCGCGGGGTTCCTGGGGGGACTGGCCTCGGCCCTGGCGGCGCGCTGA
- a CDS encoding DUF3263 domain-containing protein, producing MTGDDVHGPALSERDRAVLAVERHPWPGTGAKERAIRERLGISPVRYYQLLNALLDDEGALAHDPVTINRLRRIRTARRERR from the coding sequence ATGACTGGCGACGACGTGCACGGCCCCGCGCTCTCCGAGCGCGACCGTGCCGTACTCGCCGTGGAACGCCACCCCTGGCCCGGCACCGGCGCCAAGGAGCGGGCCATCAGGGAGCGGCTGGGGATCTCGCCGGTCCGTTACTACCAGCTCCTCAACGCCCTGCTGGACGACGAGGGCGCGCTGGCCCACGACCCGGTGACGATCAACCGCCTCCGCCGGATACGTACGGCGCGCCGAGAACGCCGCTGA
- a CDS encoding ABC transporter substrate-binding protein: MTAVLSGCGSDSGPGDVMLKVVAANYDPADGPSNQQYWDKLAAAFEAKNPHIKVDVSVYPWPVVDAKVAAMVKSGHAPDIAQIGSYSDYAAAGKLYSADDLLSIAVQSNFLSSLSDAGEQDRVQYGLPFVASTRLLFYNEKMFANAGIKPPKTWAELKADAEVLKAQGVKYPYALPLGPEEAQVETMQWMLSGNGGYTDGVGTYTLDSAENAKTFNWLKNDLVGAHLTGPVAPAEFSRKQAYAAFTKGEVGMLNGHPQLVQQAVAKGVKVGMVSMPGINGPAKSATGVADWIMGFKQNGHREEIGKFLNDVFSDKNVLDLTERYNLLPSTTSASGMLADEPKYKFLKTFLDQLPTAQLPPVGKTSWSQVSTDVKKEIGKAVRPGGNPVSVLNQLQTQASTAQNAE, from the coding sequence ATGACAGCAGTGCTCTCGGGATGCGGATCCGACAGCGGACCGGGCGACGTCATGCTGAAGGTCGTCGCCGCGAACTACGATCCGGCGGACGGGCCGAGCAACCAGCAGTACTGGGACAAACTGGCCGCCGCCTTCGAGGCCAAGAACCCGCACATCAAGGTCGACGTCTCCGTCTACCCCTGGCCGGTCGTCGACGCGAAGGTCGCCGCGATGGTCAAATCCGGCCACGCCCCCGACATCGCCCAGATCGGCTCCTACTCCGACTACGCGGCTGCGGGCAAGCTCTACAGCGCCGACGACCTGCTCTCCATCGCCGTCCAGTCCAACTTCCTCTCCTCGCTCTCCGACGCGGGCGAGCAGGACCGGGTGCAGTACGGCCTGCCGTTCGTCGCCTCGACCCGGCTCCTCTTCTACAACGAGAAGATGTTCGCGAACGCCGGGATCAAGCCGCCGAAGACCTGGGCCGAGCTCAAGGCCGACGCCGAGGTGCTCAAGGCGCAGGGGGTGAAGTACCCGTACGCGCTGCCGCTCGGCCCGGAGGAGGCCCAGGTCGAGACCATGCAGTGGATGCTCAGCGGGAACGGCGGCTACACCGACGGCGTCGGTACGTACACGCTCGACTCGGCCGAGAACGCCAAGACCTTCAACTGGCTGAAGAACGACCTCGTCGGCGCCCATCTCACCGGCCCGGTGGCCCCCGCCGAATTCAGCCGTAAGCAGGCGTACGCGGCCTTCACCAAGGGCGAGGTCGGCATGCTCAACGGCCACCCGCAGCTGGTGCAGCAGGCCGTCGCCAAGGGCGTCAAGGTCGGCATGGTCTCGATGCCCGGTATCAACGGCCCGGCCAAGTCGGCCACGGGCGTCGCCGACTGGATCATGGGCTTCAAGCAGAACGGCCACCGCGAGGAGATAGGCAAGTTCCTCAACGACGTCTTCAGCGACAAGAACGTCCTGGACCTCACCGAGAGGTACAACCTGCTGCCGTCCACCACCTCGGCGTCCGGGATGCTGGCGGACGAACCGAAGTACAAGTTCCTCAAGACCTTCCTCGACCAGCTGCCCACCGCGCAGCTGCCGCCCGTCGGCAAGACGTCCTGGTCGCAGGTGAGCACCGACGTCAAGAAGGAGATCGGCAAGGCCGTGCGGCCGGGTGGCAATCCGGTGAGCGTCCTCAACCAGCTCCAGACCCAGGCGTCGACCGCGCAGAACGCCGAGTAG
- a CDS encoding ROK family protein produces the protein MTALPRGSTPGSPAENHVIALDVGGTGMKAALVGADGSLLHEARRATNRERGPEAVVESILDFAAELRAYGEEHLGRTASAAGVAIPGIVDAENGIAVYASNLGWRDVPMRELLSTRLHGIPVALGHDVRTGGLAEGRIGAGKGADRFLFMPLGTGIAGAIGIEGSIEAGAHGYAGEIGHIIVRHGGVACGCGQRGCLERYASASAVSLAWAEASGDPEADAADCAKAVESGDPKAVAVWQNAVDALADGLVTALTLLDPRTLIIGGGLAEAGDTLFVPLKAAVEERLTFQKPPHIVPAALGDTAGCLGAGLLAWDLLSTEVSA, from the coding sequence GTGACTGCACTCCCCCGGGGATCCACCCCCGGTTCCCCGGCCGAAAACCATGTCATCGCCCTCGACGTGGGCGGCACCGGCATGAAAGCCGCACTGGTCGGGGCCGACGGCTCCCTGCTCCACGAGGCGCGGCGGGCCACCAACAGAGAGCGCGGCCCCGAGGCCGTCGTCGAGTCGATCCTCGACTTCGCCGCCGAGCTGCGCGCGTACGGCGAGGAACACCTCGGCCGGACCGCGTCGGCGGCCGGTGTCGCCATCCCCGGCATCGTGGACGCCGAGAACGGCATCGCCGTCTACGCCTCCAACCTCGGCTGGCGCGACGTCCCGATGCGCGAACTGCTCAGCACCCGGCTGCACGGCATCCCGGTCGCCCTCGGCCACGACGTCCGCACCGGTGGCCTCGCCGAGGGCCGGATCGGGGCGGGCAAGGGCGCCGACCGGTTCCTCTTCATGCCGCTCGGCACCGGTATCGCGGGCGCCATCGGCATCGAGGGCTCCATCGAGGCGGGCGCCCACGGTTACGCGGGCGAGATCGGCCACATCATCGTCCGGCACGGCGGTGTCGCCTGCGGCTGCGGCCAGCGCGGCTGTCTGGAGCGGTACGCCTCCGCGTCCGCGGTCTCGCTGGCCTGGGCCGAGGCGTCCGGCGACCCGGAGGCCGACGCGGCCGACTGCGCCAAGGCCGTCGAGTCCGGCGACCCGAAGGCCGTCGCCGTCTGGCAGAACGCGGTGGACGCCCTCGCCGACGGCCTGGTCACCGCGCTCACCCTGCTCGACCCCCGCACCCTGATCATCGGCGGCGGTCTCGCCGAGGCCGGGGACACGCTGTTCGTCCCACTGAAGGCAGCGGTGGAGGAACGCCTGACGTTCCAGAAGCCGCCCCACATCGTCCCGGCGGCCCTCGGGGACACCGCCGGGTGCCTGGGCGCAGGGCTGCTCGCCTGGGATCTTCTCTCCACGGAGGTATCCGCCTGA